The DNA sequence CAAACTATTAGAACTAAATATTTTAATAAGACTTTCAATTACTTGCCAATTCAAACACTTACAATTACTCTCTTTAGACAGAAATATTAATGAAATTTGAAGTGTCCTCTGCTGATGAATCAGTTCAGTAACCAtccattttttttaatagactCTCAAATCCAGCTGTTGATAGAGACTTTCCTTAAGCCTCGGAGTTTAGGCAGTTTGACTGAGTTCAACCTGCAAAAATAAACTTGTACAGCAATCCAATTGGAGTCCTACACCTCTCCCTGTCTCCAAGACTTCATCTCTCAGAACTAAGTGGTTTAAGGACAGCATATTTGGTCAAGCAAAGGATATGATACTGTAAAACTTGACACAGAGCAAGAGTTGACATTTGTACGAGAACTTAATCCTCTGAATCATCAAACTAGAATGCAGGATAAATCAACAAGCTTCATCCTACAATTGTTACACTCGAGTGACTCAACCACTTTCGTCGAATCCTAAACCAAATTCGGCTAGACCCATTTTCCCCTGTAAGATGCTCTGCAATTCAGGTGCTTGTTCTTCATATTTGATCACAAACCTTTCCAAGAACCACTTCTCGTTTTTGTGCACAATGCTAATTATATATAAATCTTCCTTGACAATTAAGCCCTTTAACTGGAGAAATCTGATGACTGAACACCTAGGTATGATTCGCTTCTCCAAACTATAAGTCAGAATATCTGGACGTGCAGCCAGATCTGCAGGCTGGCAACCCATTTTATTCAAAAGAAAATCCATTTTAGCTGAAATATTCTTCACACTGAAGCTCATAAACATGGGATTCTTTCTAAATGCCAACAACACATCATCTTCAGTCCAACCCCACTTCTCATAAAATTCCATCTTGTGTTTCCACTTTGCTGCATTGGTCACCGATACCACATACAAAGCTTTCATGAATGTAGTAGACGAAGGGTCAAATCCCATGCTGATGACCTTCTCGACATTTGTCTTAACCTTCTCAGAGTCAAATGACAGTGCAAGCAAATGAGAACACACCCACAGAGGAAATGAC is a window from the Rosa chinensis cultivar Old Blush chromosome 2, RchiOBHm-V2, whole genome shotgun sequence genome containing:
- the LOC112184540 gene encoding transcription termination factor MTERF15, mitochondrial, translating into MKVRFDTPEKPDSVIKLFKDYGLSDAHISDIVKKCPVLLVSNAEKTLWPKLQFFTSIGLSGNDLARIFRVNANILTLSLERSIRPCYDIMKTLEIPEHKVPYFISNYYMFNPKVLSNVPHNTLILRAHQVPEASFPLWVCSHLLALSFDSEKVKTNVEKVISMGFDPSSTTFMKALYVVSVTNAAKWKHKMEFYEKWGWTEDDVLLAFRKNPMFMSFSVKNISAKMDFLLNKMGCQPADLAARPDILTYSLEKRIIPRCSVIRFLQLKGLIVKEDLYIISIVHKNEKWFLERFVIKYEEQAPELQSILQGKMGLAEFGLGFDESG